From one Gloeocapsa sp. PCC 73106 genomic stretch:
- the rpsQ gene encoding 30S ribosomal protein S17: protein MAVKERLGTVVSNKMDKTVVVAIENRSPHPKYGKIVVKTKRFKAHDPENRCQEGDRVRILETRPLSRTKRWIVSEILT from the coding sequence ATGGCAGTTAAAGAACGCTTAGGTACCGTAGTCAGCAACAAAATGGATAAAACCGTAGTCGTTGCCATAGAAAACCGGTCCCCTCATCCCAAATACGGCAAAATCGTCGTCAAAACCAAAAGATTTAAAGCCCATGACCCAGAAAATCGGTGTCAAGAAGGCGATCGCGTCCGCATCCTTGAAACACGACCCCTCAGTCGGACTAAACGTTGGATAGTTAGTGAAATTCTTACTTAA
- the rpmC gene encoding 50S ribosomal protein L29 codes for MALTKIADVRILSDAEIEQNIQAVKRELFNLRLQQATGRLEKTHLFKHKRHYLGQLLTVERERQLNSASQPVEEE; via the coding sequence ATGGCTCTTACCAAAATAGCCGACGTTAGAATACTCTCGGATGCAGAAATAGAACAAAACATTCAAGCTGTCAAGCGAGAACTGTTTAACCTGCGTCTACAACAAGCAACCGGACGTCTAGAAAAAACACATCTTTTTAAACACAAGCGTCACTATCTAGGTCAACTTTTGACAGTAGAAAGAGAACGCCAACTTAACTCAGCATCACAACCGGTAGAGGAGGAATAA
- the rplP gene encoding 50S ribosomal protein L16 yields MLSPRRTKFRKQQRGRMRGMAQRGNKINFGEFALQATEPSWITSRQIEAARRAMTRYIKRGGKIWIRIFPDKPITMRPAETRMGSGKGSPEFWVAVVKPGRIMFEIGGVTEEIAQEAMRLAAQKLPIKVKFITREQEEG; encoded by the coding sequence ATGTTAAGCCCAAGAAGAACAAAATTCCGCAAACAACAACGGGGACGCATGAGAGGGATGGCTCAGCGCGGTAACAAAATTAACTTTGGCGAATTCGCCCTCCAAGCTACCGAACCCTCTTGGATTACCTCTCGCCAAATAGAAGCCGCACGTCGTGCTATGACCCGTTATATCAAACGCGGTGGTAAAATCTGGATCCGTATTTTTCCCGACAAACCCATAACCATGCGACCCGCCGAAACCCGTATGGGTTCAGGAAAAGGCTCCCCCGAATTCTGGGTAGCCGTAGTTAAACCCGGACGCATCATGTTTGAAATTGGTGGAGTTACAGAAGAAATCGCTCAAGAAGCAATGCGCTTAGCCGCCCAAAAACTCCCCATCAAAGTAAAATTTATTACCCGTGAACAGGAGGAAGGCTAA